GGCTTACACAGAACCTGACCACGCTCAACATCATCACGCTTGGTACCACGAAGCAGTACACCCACGTTCTCACCAGCACGACCTTCGTCAAGCAGCTTGCGGAACATCTCAACACCGGTGCAGACAGTCTTGACGGTATCCTTGATACCAACAATCTCAACTTCTTCACCAACCTTGACGATACCGCGCTCTACACGACCGGTAACAACAGTACCACGACCCGAAATAGAGAATACATCCTCAATCGGCATCAGGAACGGCAGGTCAATCGCACGCTCAGGCTCAGGGATATACGAATCCAGAGCTTCTACCAGCTTCTTGACAGCCGTAGTGCCCATTTCGTTATCATCTTTACCTTCCAGCGCCATCAACGCAGAACCAGTAATGATCGGCGTGTCGTCAGCCGGGAAGTCGTACATGCCCAGAAGGTCACGCACTTCCATTTCTACCAGCTCCAGAAGCTCTTCATCGTCGACCATGTCCGCTTTGTTCATGAACACAACGATGTAAGGAACGCCTACCTGACGGGACAGCAGGATGTGCTCGCGAGTCTGAGGCATAGGGCCGTCAGCTGCAGACACAACCAGGATAGCNCCGTCCATCTGAGCAGCACCAGTGATCATGTTTTTCACATAATCAGCGTGA
This Marinobacter sp. ANT_B65 DNA region includes the following protein-coding sequences:
- the tuf gene encoding elongation factor Tu, whose amino-acid sequence is MSKSKFERKKPHLNVGTIGHVDHGKTTLTAALTRVCHEVWGTGSASAFDQIDNAPEERARGITIATSHVEYDSPMRHYAHVDCPGHADYVKNMITGAAQMDGAILVVSAADGPMPQTREHILLSRQVGVPYIVVFMNKADMVDDEELLELVEMEVRDLLGMYDFPADDTPIITGSALMALEGKDDNEMGTTAVKKLVEALDSYIPEPERAIDLPFLMPIEDVFSISGRGTVVTGRVERGIVKVGEEVEIVGIKDTVKTVCTGVEMFRKLLDEGRAGENVGVLLRGTKRDDVERGQVLCKPGSIKPHTKFECEVYVLSKDEGGRHTPFFKGYRPQFYFRTTDVTGSCELPEGVEMVMPGDNVKMEVTLIAPIAMEDGLRFAIREGGRTVGAGVVAKIIE